AATATCTGCTTGTTTGCTTTCTGAATTACTCTAATGTCTTTGTTCCCATAGGGTTCTGTCTATAAAAAGGTCAGTGCTTTGGATGAAATCCAAATTACAGACAGAGAAAGCTTCTGGGCTCAGGCTGAGGTGAGAAAACGGCACGGTAAAACACAATGCTTTTATCCTCTCATCTGTGCTTTGTTGTGTTGACACCTTCTCTTCCATCTCCTTTATCAGCAAGATGAAAAGAACCGCCGTCAGGAGGAGCGCAGGAAGGCAAATGAGGAGAGGCAGCGTCTGGAGAAAGAACGGAGGGATCATGATGCTCGAGAGGCAAACGAACGAGAGCGAAgacggagggagagagagaaagagatcgaCCAACAGAGGCGAGTGTTTTTGTGTCTGTTCTATTGATATCGTCAAATAGTAGCTCATATACAATACCGTTCATTAGTTTGTTACTGGAAATATgttaatattcttattttattttaatttgaacacaaatattttttttcacataatgcAGTTCTTTGAACTTTCAAAGAAACATCCAAAAATAATTTTCcataataatattaagcagcacaaatgttttcaacactgataataatagttgtttcttgagcatcatatCATCATATGTgactgagtaatgatgctgaaaaaaaatcagctttgcatcacaggaataaattatattttataaaatattataatatacattttttttaattaaataatttaatataatatataaaaatgaatgcagccttacTGAGCATAAGAGagctctttcaaaaaaaaataattaccgtCCTCAAACTTTTTAAAAGTAGTGTATGTAAAAATTAACAAGTTGCTTTGGCTCAAAGTAACTATTAAATAGCTTCCTACTTGTGGTCTCACAGGTTGTTTGAAAAGAAACAAGAGGCACGAAATGAAGACCAGGAGCAAAGAAAAGTGGTAAAATATGACTTTACTGCAATAAATCTGAACAtgataaaatcatatttaatataacatGTTAGTAACTCTTGATTGCCTTGCTCGTTATTAAGGAGAAAGAGCagaaggaaaaccagtctcctgtCAAAGCAGGAATATTGCGACCTGAGTCTGTGCAGAAGGCCAATGTGAGTTCACCTTTGATGAGTCAAAATAAATACAGCACAACAGTGAGAGTGTCCTTGGATATTCCATTGATTTTCTccagaaagattaaaaaaaaaactatttaacaaAGAGTTCTAAGCTGCACAAATCCTCAGATGAATCACTGCTTCAAAGAAAAGAGTATATTAAAAAATCTGACCATTTGTTAATGATCAAATGAAATACTCTTCCCACAAAGCATTGtgatttatgtaataaaatataaaacaatgctataatataaaaatattgatgtCTTATGGTTTGTCTTGGGGAGTTTAcacataatcattaaaaatgttaaaaaaagttctTGAATCCTAGTGTTTTCCTCTATTATAGGTATAAGTGTATGTAAAAAAAgggcaaaaaagaaataaaaggacataaaatagcattttccacatgcattttctcttttttcaggAGGCCGCATCAGTCATCTCTCAGCGTTCAATCAATCccagagagctgttcatgcagaAGGAGAGAAGCTTGGCCAACAGTGCAACACCTTCTTCAGCCACCCGACCAGGTAAAGAAAACACCTGTCCAACAATTCATCAAAAGAACATCTGACAAAACCtcataaataaaacatgagcagTCTCAAGCCTTTAATACAGAACTTCATGTCTTTTCCCCCAGGTCAGTTGAGAAGCCCATTTTTATCCAAGCAAGCAGTCAGTGCAGACATCCCTCCCAATGAAAGCAGGTCTCAGCCTTTATCTCCAGTTCGCCCTGTGGCAGCTGCTTCAGTTTCACATATACCAGCTCCAGTCTCTCCTGTGCACAAAACTCCGACTTTCCCAGTAAAATATGAAGGTAAATAAAAGCAACAACCCTTTTTGCTTCTGTGTTTTGACATTATGTAACCGATAAGTAAAAACTTGCTTAATTTCTGTCTTTCAGACCCCTTCTCTGAAGATCCATTTGTGACTGAACAAGCCGAGGATTCTGAAGATGAATGGGatggtgtgtgtttctctgtaaaGCTTATTATTATCAGTCAGTGTCATAATGATGCTTGAAATCTTACTTGCTGTGTATCCTGGAGCAGATTCAGATGAGGAGGGATCGAGCCCTGATGCTGGGAAACAACAAAGTTATGATGTAAACAACATCTACACCAACATCCCCTCACATGAAAATCTCTACGAGAATGTTAACCAGGTTTGTTACTTGTCTTGTCATCAAAACCTTGCTTCCTTGACATATTAGGACAGAtttttctgtaataataataataatacttcagCTGGGTCTAAAAAATGATGTACTGTATTTATCGTATAATTTGGAGGATTTCCAAAACCATGCTGGTGAGGAAGCGGAGACGGGTGGAAACCAGAACATCTGCGCAAGAGCACTTTATGATTACCAAGCTTGTGAGTGGTGTGGTTCTACTGTATAATCtaagtcatttattttaattagaaattaattGTATAAAGCTAGGCCTGATTAACAAgtttgtaaatgtatatacaatATTCCAAACACTCTAATAATCAGTGAAGCTGTAGTTTTAAAAGCATATCAGTTTATGCACTAtattttcttctttgttttctcATTTAGCTGATGACTCGGAGATCACCTTTGACCCGGATGATATTATCACAGGGATCGAGATGATAGATGAAGGCTGGTGGAGAGGTTACAGTCCTGATGGTCACTACGGATTGTTTCCTGCTAATTATGTTGAGCTTCTTTAAGTGCAGTTCACCAATCAGATACATTATCGTGTAACAAAATGATTGTGGTTTGTTAATGTGCTTTAATTATGTTACTGGGCTTTTGAAAAATCAGTTTTCTTACTTTATCCAAATAAAGTTCAACAAAAgtcttattttcttttcatcttgatTCAAGCATgcaacagaagtgtgtgtgtgtgtgtgtgtgtgtgcacatacatacatttacacacatagTCATGAACATAaactattttatgattttaaagctGTAACAACAACTTTAGTTATTGTAGCCAAAATAACAATTGCAATGAAAGATTTTGTAAGTAAAAGGCTTTATCTATcgaacatttatttttctattgccCTTTTCTATTTCATTTTGGGTTGACTTTAAAAAtagacttaataaaaaataaaaaagcccttAATTCAGAACCTCATGATGTTTTACTTTTGCAAAACCCATATTTTTCtgataaacattaatattattaatctgTTAATTATCTTAACAAAGTTTTATATTCGTAAGTCAAAAGTCATTCATAAGGACAATCATATATTACATGatcttaaaatatacttttaaacccTTTCTAATATGAGATCACAAAATAAGAAgcttataaaacaataaaaattctaAAGCCTTTCAAATTAATGTAGCTGCCATAATGTGTGTATTGTTTTTAATCCCgttatttttatgtatgttttatatttgttttcattgtgtctttgtgtgattgaactgaataaaagaaagaaaaaaaaaggctttatctGTCCAAGAACCATTGCCAGCCGTTCACTTCAAATCAGAGGGTATGGAATACATAGATTGCTGACGTGTAACTCGCGCGACGCCAGTGTTACAAATACGCCTCCTTGACGTCATCAGCCCGATTCTGGTAGTTTTGGGGAAGAGGAAGACATGGCCGCAAGGTTACTTCTGAGAAGCGCCGTCCGGGCCGCTGTGACCCGCAGGGCCTCTCCGGTGGTCGCTCTGAGCAGGGGGATGGCAGCGGGAGGTCAGTCTTCTATCACGGGCTGTTTCTGACAACAGAAACGCGCTGCAGCATCATTTAAGAGGCAGTTTGAACGCGTGCCAAGGACGCGATGCCTTCCGCGGAGGTCGATGCGCTTACCGCAGCGGAAGTCTAAATGGCAAAGATTGTTTAAATATACTTTCTCATGggatgtttttttatattgtttaagaGAATTAATGTGGATTGTTGGGATATATTggtttagttttaaaaataaaataaaaatgcgcTATACTTGACTTGGCCGATAGTCTGCAAATATAGAAATGGACTATGTATTGCTGGACAGAAGTAGAATTGTTGAAGTCTTTAAATCTTAATTTTTCACACAGGTATtcccactgatgaagagcaggcgacTGGACTCGAGAAGAAAATTATGGATGCTCTGAAAACAGGCTCCGTATGTATTATGATCTGTCagaaacctgtcaaaataaacgTTGATGCTTGCATCAAATATAAGTTTCATTGCAGAGGACAGATTCACCCAAATGTGAAATTCTGTTGTTATTTACTCCCCTTCATGTTGATCCAAACTGGCGTGCCGTTTCATTTCCtctcaaaaaatgatttttgaagaatatttttatagttttttttttcccaacagCTTGTAAGGTCATGTCTCTAGGACTCCAAAGAAGACTCAAGTTGTCAATTTGACTTTAAAATATGGTGCATTTTAATGACCTCATGTTAGTTTTAATGTCAATGTCATTATGAAATGACATTATGGTTCTCACTTGCAGAAAGTCATTGTGAAAAATAATACCAGAAATAACAGGTTTGAAGTGACATGATGGAGGATTTGGTGGCAGAGTTTAGATTTTTGGTTAACTACTcctttacattcatgcatttgacagATGTTTTTATCTGAAGTGACATTTCAAACGAATCCCAGAGTATACATTTTATTAGGTCATGCTttccctggaaatcaaacccaCGACCTTGGCATTGTCAGCAACATGCTATACAGGAATTGTAgtccttttaaagggatagttcacccaaaaatgaaaattaccccatgatttactccccctcaagccatcctaggtgtataacTTTCTTCTGACAAATAgaatcagagttatatttaaaaaatttcctggctcttccaagctttataatggcagtgaatggggttTGAGATTCAGTACTCCTATAGAAATCCAAAAAAGTGCGTCCATCCATCAGTCTGCTACATTTAGTGGAAGCTAGAGGTTATGGTTTATAAAGAGATACCGTAAATATGGATATTTACACTTCACAAGGCCTTTATTCTCCCCCAGAGCCGTGTGGAGAACTTttttgatggatggatgcagtTTATTGGACTAATTAATCTcaactgccattataaagcttggaagagccaggatattttttaaatataactctgattgtatttgtctgaaagaagaaactcATATACACTTAGGATGGCTTGAGAGGGAGTAAATCATAGGGtaagtttcatttttgagtgaattatccTTTTAAAGCACATTTCAAACACATTCTCCAAAATGACTAACTGATATCATGTTCATCTATTTCCCAGGATCCTTTCAGCATGCTGAAGCCCAAGGAGTATGCTGGGTCAAAGTCGGACCCTCATCTCGTGCCTTCCATCACCAACAAAAGAATTGTTGGATGTGTCTGTAAGTTAAAACTCTTGATTCTAGGTACTTGAtgtcatttcagtttattttgttaGAGGTTGTATTAagcacatgtgtgtgtatgtgtgtgtgtgtgtgtccaggtgaGGAGGACAACACCGCTGTGGTTTGGTTCTGGCTCCATGAGGGTGAAGCCCAGCGCTGTCCTTCATGTGGCTCTCATTACAAGCTCGTACCTCATGAGCTTCCTCACTGATCCTGCTGCCTCCACCGCAGCGTTGCATCCCAGAATTCCAGAGACGTCTTGACCTCATTCATGTTTGTCTTTTTGCAGAGAAGTACAGGAGATGTAACCTGTCCTCCTGGTGTGGGACACAATATGTTAACAATTCctaaaaaacaataaacagtTTACTTAAATTATTGGAGTGTACTTTTTGAGTTTGGTCAAGTTACACCTAATAAACATGATTATGCTGTCCTTGACTCTTGTTTTAATTCAGGTTCAGTAAATTCTGGTCAAAGGTCGGACATGCCTGACTGTGTTTGTTTCTCATgaccctaaaaacattttaatttaatgcttgAAATTAGTTTTTAAGAGAAGCATAAATTGTGCcatgtttattaattttacaaagctaatattttaatttgag
Above is a window of Carassius auratus strain Wakin chromosome 35, ASM336829v1, whole genome shotgun sequence DNA encoding:
- the LOC113054571 gene encoding drebrin-like protein A isoform X2, producing the protein MAVNLSKNGPALTDAYNEVVNGRTATNWVLFTYEGNSNDIRVAGKGDGGLEEMVEELNSGKVMYAFCKVLDPSSGVPKFVLINWTGEGVKDIRKGVCANHVHSMANFLRGAHVTINARSDDDAEPAAIMEKVSKGSGVNYNIHKESSQNNSCEPLGRVGSVYKKVSALDEIQITDRESFWAQAEQDEKNRRQEERRKANEERQRLEKERRDHDAREANERERRRREREKEIDQQRLFEKKQEARNEDQEQRKVEKEQKENQSPVKAGILRSESVQKANVSKGSGVNYNIHKESSQNNSCEPLGRVGSVYKKVSALDEIQITDRESFWAQAEQDEKNRRQEERRKANEERQRLEKERRDHDAREANERERRRREREKEIDQQRLFEKKQEARNEDQEQRKVEKEQKENQSPVKAGILRPESVQKANEAASVISQRSINPRELFMQKERSLANSATPSSATRPGQLRSPFLSKQAVSADIPPNESRSQPLSPVRPVAAASVSHIPAPVSPVHKTPTFPVKYEDPFSEDPFVTEQAEDSEDEWDDSDEEGSSPDAGKQQSYDVNNIYTNIPSHENLYENVNQDFQNHAGEEAETGGNQNICARALYDYQASDDSEITFDPDDIITGIEMIDEGWWRGYSPDGHYGLFPANYVELL
- the LOC113054571 gene encoding drebrin-like protein A isoform X3 encodes the protein MAVNLSKNGPALTDAYNEVVNGRTATNWVLFTYEGNSNDIRVAGKGDGGLEEMVEELNSGKVMYAFCKVLDPSSGVPKFVLINWTGEGVKDIRKGVCANHVHSMANFLRGAHVTINARSDDDAEPAAIMEKVSKGSGVNYNIHKESSQNNSCEPLGRVGSVYKKVSALDEIQITDRESFWAQAEQDEKNRRQEERRKANEERQRLEKERRDHDAREANERERRRREREKEIDQQRLFEKKQEARNEDQEQRKVEKEQKENQSPVKAGILRSESVQKANVSKGSGVNYNIHKESSQNNSCEPLGRVGSVYKKVSALDEIQITDRESFWAQAEQDEKNRRQEERRKANEERQRLEKERRDHDAREANERERRRREREKEIDQQRLFEKKQEARNEDQEQRKEKEQKENQSPVKAGILRPESVQKANEAASVISQRSINPRELFMQKERSLANSATPSSATRPGQLRSPFLSKQAVSADIPPNESRSQPLSPVRPVAAASVSHIPAPVSPVHKTPTFPVKYEDPFSEDPFVTEQAEDSEDEWDDSDEEGSSPDAGKQQSYDVNNIYTNIPSHENLYENVNQEDFQNHAGEEAETGGNQNICARALYDYQASDDSEITFDPDDIITGIEMIDEGWWRGYSPDGHYGLFPANYVELL
- the LOC113054571 gene encoding drebrin-like protein A isoform X1, whose product is MAVNLSKNGPALTDAYNEVVNGRTATNWVLFTYEGNSNDIRVAGKGDGGLEEMVEELNSGKVMYAFCKVLDPSSGVPKFVLINWTGEGVKDIRKGVCANHVHSMANFLRGAHVTINARSDDDAEPAAIMEKVSKGSGVNYNIHKESSQNNSCEPLGRVGSVYKKVSALDEIQITDRESFWAQAEQDEKNRRQEERRKANEERQRLEKERRDHDAREANERERRRREREKEIDQQRLFEKKQEARNEDQEQRKVEKEQKENQSPVKAGILRSESVQKANVSKGSGVNYNIHKESSQNNSCEPLGRVGSVYKKVSALDEIQITDRESFWAQAEQDEKNRRQEERRKANEERQRLEKERRDHDAREANERERRRREREKEIDQQRLFEKKQEARNEDQEQRKVEKEQKENQSPVKAGILRPESVQKANEAASVISQRSINPRELFMQKERSLANSATPSSATRPGQLRSPFLSKQAVSADIPPNESRSQPLSPVRPVAAASVSHIPAPVSPVHKTPTFPVKYEDPFSEDPFVTEQAEDSEDEWDDSDEEGSSPDAGKQQSYDVNNIYTNIPSHENLYENVNQEDFQNHAGEEAETGGNQNICARALYDYQASDDSEITFDPDDIITGIEMIDEGWWRGYSPDGHYGLFPANYVELL
- the LOC113054572 gene encoding cytochrome c oxidase subunit 5B, mitochondrial, producing the protein MAARLLLRSAVRAAVTRRASPVVALSRGMAAGGIPTDEEQATGLEKKIMDALKTGSDPFSMLKPKEYAGSKSDPHLVPSITNKRIVGCVCEEDNTAVVWFWLHEGEAQRCPSCGSHYKLVPHELPH